GCCCAGAAAAAAACAAATTGCATCGATAGGGACCCACCTATAAAAAGAAAAAATAAGATCCGTCGCTACGCTCCGAGTGGGTCCCTATCCTTGCGGATCACTGGGTCCCTGTCTTGCGATTTCGCAAAAATGAGGTTCTAACAACTTTAGTAGGCTTTCTGAATAAGCAAAGGTCCCAGCCTTCTCAAGGCGTTTAATAAGATGAGGAATAATTGGAATCGGGTGTTTATCAATAAGAGGCTTAAAAAATTCTTCTGATAAAGAGCTCGGTTGTATTTTTTGGCTTTGAATATGGGAAATGAAGCCGAAGGAAACTGTGCCATCTAAAGAAAGAGGAATGAAAATAACATCAGATCGTTGAGAAACTAAACCAATTTCTTGAGAGCACCAATCTGAGCTTTTGAATTCTGCACTAAGAATGGGAATAAAAAAATCACATATTTGTAGCTCTTGAATTATTCTTTTTTTCCATTCCTCAGAAACTATCAAATCCTCATGTGCTAAAAAGCAATCTATTCCTAATTCTTTTAATTTAGCTTTAACTTTGCGCCCTTCTAATTTATTTTTAGTAGAATAACTAAGGAATGCTTTGAGATTTGCTTTTGAATTTAATCTGTTGGAAAAATGATCTTTTAGCTCAAGCCAAAGTAATTCTAAATCACTGTTTAATGGATTATGTTCAAGAATAAGTTGATTCTTGAGTTGTTGGCTTTGAGTATCTAGAGATTCTTTTAAAATGTGAACATTATATAAACTTCTTAGGGCAATTTCAGGATCAAATATTGTTTCTAAATCAATTTGTAAAATTTTCTTAATATCATCACTTGGGAAAAAATTTTTCTGAATTATTAAGTTTTTAAAAGCTTGAATTAAGTCACTTTTTCTTTCTCTTAAATTTTTAAAGAAATTTTCTATTACTTCGGAAATGGCCATTCCACTATTTAGCATTCCTCTGGTATTCATTTTTTGAAGAATGCTTATTCGTTCTTTGGAAATTCTTTCGAGAGAAGATGATAAAATCTTTGATTTAATTAGCTGCCAATGGTCCTTGAATTCTTCTAAATGATTTTTCATAATTAAGCTGCTAAGCACTCCATTGCTTCTATTAAGTCTTCTTTACTAGGCTCTAGGTAAATTCCAGTAGCCTGTAAACTAGAATGTTTTTCTGCACGGCATGTTTACTGATCCAACGCTTCTCATAATCCAGATAAATCTGCTTCATTAAGTCTGACGCAGCAAGTCGTGACGCCTCTAAAATATTTTTCTCAATCTCTTGATATTTACCGAAATCTTCCGCTAGTTCTATCCGAACGATCAGTTCGTAGCTGATCATAGGCGAGGCTCCTTTCTTGTCCTTTTCAAACCAAGAAATCCTCGCCTTCTTTTTATCTCTAAGCAAAATTAAACTTTCCTTACTTTTTGCTCTTTTTTACCCCCAGTAATTAAATGCATCCCAACACGACGCGTTAGCAACTTTTTTTGATTGGAGTCGATAAGTGAAACAAGAGCAGCAATTATTATTTTAACTTAGGAGGTATTTTATGTCTTCACAAGGTGGTACAAAAAGAATTCCGACCGCAAGTTTTATTCCTGTCCATGCGCCTGTATCGCACGATCCCAGTGAGCCTGTGGTTTTCGCAAGATTAACACCTCTGCCTCCAACGACAAATCCTTCTGCCTATGCTTCTCAAAATGCTGCAAACCACTATGCTCAAGCCCCCCAAGCACCTTCAAGAAATTTTTGGACCCGGGGTTGGGAGAATTTTTCCATTTTTGATTTGATCCCTGGCGTAGGCTGTTCAGCCAGTTTAGGTGTGAATGAATCCAATGCAGATGCTGGTGCTACAGACAGGCCCGATGGTTTTGTTTCTGTCTGCAATACCTATGCTCCATTTACACCTCTGGCCTCTATTCGACCCAACACACCTTTAAACGCTATTGTTTTAGGGGGCCCCAACGGAGAGTTTGTTTGTTATCAGGAATGGAATTATGTTCCCCCAAGAGACCCGCTTCCTCCTTCAACATATACTCCTTATGTGGACGGTTATGCCATTTTGAATCGAGGTACAGGCGGTATTACTCGTTTGCCTATAGTACACAATCAAGAGTTCTCTTCTAGAACGTGTTCTCTTTCAGACGATGGACGTTATGCGGTAGTGATAGAAAGCCCTCATGCAGCAGGCCCTGAGCAAATTTTGCTGGTTGATTTGCAAAATCCCAACTCACCGCGCCGCCTCACAGCGGGAGATGCTTCTAGTGTTGCAGGAGTGATCAGTGCAGATGGAAGCACCGTTTACTTTATCTCTCGCGCCAGCAATCTCACAAGTGATTTTAATGGCAATGGGGGTATTTTCGCCTATGATGTGGCACGTAGAACGATGAGCCGATTGCCTCTTCCTTCTGACATCCATTTTCCCGTATCTCCGCTCGATGGAACCCTGACTCAGGAGTTGGCATTAAGTGCCGATGGAAATCGTTTGGTCTTTACAGCAAACTCAAATTCTTCAGACGATGTACTGTATGCCCAAGTTTATCTATTTGATCGAAGAACAAACAACACCATTCGTCTCTCTTCCTCTATCTCAGGACAGGAGGGTAGCCATTATTCTTTGGAACCGTATATTTCAGGAGATGGGCGAAGGGTCTTATTTACCTCAGCATCAGATAATTTAATCCCAGGAACAACAGGCTTCCGTACTTATCATGCTATTTTATGGGAAGAAGGAAGAGGTTTGCGTCTCTTGAGTACCACTCCTGATGGAAGACCCTTGGGAAGTCCCAATTACTTTACACGTTCCGACACCTATGGAATTAGTCGTGATGGAAGCCGCGCGTTTATAACAAGTAGTGATCCTCAAATCCTGCCAGACATGTGGAATACCCTTCCACCCGGCTACATGGCCGCCGGCGCTCAAGAACTGCTTGCACTCGATCTTAATACAGGACGGCGTTCTCTCATTTATCAAAGCTTATGCTTAGGACTCCGTTTTGGCATAGGCGCTATCTCTCCTGATGGTCGTTACGGTGTAGGCTCTTTTATGGGCATCGACCCAGAGACTAATAATCCCTATGCTTACCCCTTATTAGGATTTGGTGTGGATTATTTTTTGGATCCTTAAAAAGCTTGAACCAAATCCAGCGCCAAATTCAGCCTCAAAACATTCACACTCGCCTCGCCAAAGAGCCCCTGTTGAATGCAGTATTGCTCTAAGTACTCAGAGTGATAATAACGACTTGTCATCGCGAATGTTTATCGAATGGTTTTAGATTTGGATTCATCACGGACCCGGGGACCTGCATGAATAATCATGCCAAATTAGTGAGCTTTTTGGCTTGCTCGATGGGGAAAAATCACGATGCAGCCTAATATAAATAGGAACAACACTGCGGATGCAGTATAGCGACTCAATGCCAGGCCGCCGGAGCCGATGGGCTTATCTAAAAAATCACCCACCACCGCACCTAAGGGTCGGGTTAAAATAAATGCCGCCCAAAAGAGGAATGTGCGAGAAATACGTGTCCAGAAATAAAGAACCGCCACGATAACCAGTAAAAGGCTGAATAGGATAGCCCCTCCGCGATAGCCAAGACTTGCCGTGTCGGCAGTCCAGTCGCCCAAGGCAGTTCCCAAAGTTTGTGAAAACATAATGGTGACCCAGTAAAACATCTCCGTTTTCGGATTGCGGACTGTGTCCACAGAAACAGAACCCAAAGTCCAATACCAAGTGGCTAGAGAACTCATCAATAAAACAAAAAGTAATAAACTCCCCCCCGCGTAACCCACGCCTAGAGAACGGTCGGCAAAATCAGCTAAGGTCGTACCCACAGTGGTGGTAGCGATAATCGTAGACCAGTAAATAATAGGGTGGAACCGAGTGGCCTTAATCTGGACAATCACCGCAATTAAAAAGATTGTGGCGAAGATCAGCGTACTCACCAGATAGCCTAAATTCATCGACATCGAGACGGCATCCCCTGCGGTTTCTCCCAAGGTGGTTGCTGTAATTTTGATCATCCAGAAAATGAGGGTGAGTTCAGGCACTTTGCTCAGATTTTTTTCAATAGTAGTGTTTCCCATTTGATCTCTGCTTGAATTAGTTTTTCATCACGAGGATTTCCACAGTCCCCGGAAGGATAGAAGGTCGGGGATGAGGTTGTGTGGCAGTGGGTGGCAAAGGATCACTAAATTTTGCCGTAATCAGATACACAGAATGAGTTTTGGAATTAAGGGCCATCGTCCGTGCGCCCTTTTGTGTAGCGACATTGGCAATGACTTCAAATTGATCCGGAGTTTTTTCCTGCACCACGCTCAGAGTGCCTTCTCCATTGGGAGAAAATGCAAGTTGGGTTACAGGCTCAAAGGCTGCAGCATCGGGTTTTTTACCGATGCTCACGCTCGTAATAAATGCACCTGTGTCCGAATTTAAAATAATCATCTTCTCATTTTCACACACTGAAAAAAGTCGATGATTTTTTTGATCGATTGCTAAACCTGACGGGGATTCGCAGGGTGTCAGAGGCCATTCCGCGATCAGCTTCATTTGCTTGGCATCCATCACCGCTAGAGAATTTTTATCTTCCAGATTTACAAAAATATTTCCTTTTTCATCTGAAACCGCAAACTCAGGTTTAGCATTCAAGGGAATCGTTTGAAGCACTGAATCTTTTTTAACATCGATCACCGTAGAATCATGACTCTCCCCATTAAAGGCAAAAATTCTCTTGCTGAACGAGTCGTAAAGGATGGCATCCGGTTTTTTCCCCACCGGGATTTCGCTCAGAGTTTTGTAAGATTTCAAATCGAAAGAAGTAACGGTATTAGTTTTACCATTGCTGACAAAACCCTTGTGCAAGGTGGAAACAAGGGCGACGCCATGAACTCCCGAAAGATTTTTAATGGTTCCAATGATTTTTTCTGTAGCAAGGTCCATCACATCCACTTCTGTCCCGCGTGTGATGTAGAGTCGATTTGCATTTTCATCGAGAATCAGCCAATCCCAGCCTTGATTTCCTTCTAAGGCAATACGATGATCAATATGATATTTTGCTTCTGCGATAAAAGGTAAAAAACAGAAAAGCACTACGATGAATGTTAGAAACAATTTTTTCATAAATACCTCTAAAATAATTAAGCCACCCATCTCTCCGCAATTTCCCAAAGTCTTTTCCCTTCCCCACTCATTAAAAAATTTCTATAGCTATTCAGTTCTTCGAGTACAGTTGTGATACGCAAAGCACTTGCCGTAGTGATAATCCATGGCTATTCCAGGAATCCATCCAATTGCGGGCAAATGTTTCGGTTTGGGTTTGGGGAATCATTTTTATCTTCTTTGTAAAAATGGGAAAGAGAGAATGTTTTTTTGAGTATTCATCATTAATTTATTATTAAAAAAGCTAAGAAACTATTTTGAGAATTTTTTTACTCTTCGTATCGAAATAACATCGATTGTGACCCCAAGGTACTTGAAACAAAAAGCCAACAGCTTGTTGGCTTTTTTCAGCTTCTTCTTTATAGAACAAAAACCATCGCCCCATTGTGTATGTTTTTGTTTTTCAACGATGTCTTTACCCAAATCCCAATAGAACTGAAGTAGTTCAATATTTACTTTTACAGCCGCCTTGAGTTGGACGCTGCGAACTTTATTTTTAAGCTCTTTCAGCCAAGTGGAATAGTCCGCATCTTTTTTTGGCGTAAGATTCATATTCGTAATTTTCTGGGGAAGGCGTTTATAGAGCTAGAAAAAGTTTAGATTTTTTGCAAAGGGTTTTGTCAAACACTTTGCATTTTAACTTAAATTTCGCATTCTCTACAAACTCCCCATATCAATCACAAACCGACACCTCACATCACTCTTCACCACGCGCTCATAAGCCTCATTCACTTTCTGAATCGCAATCTCTTCAATGTCGCAAACGATGTTATGCTTGCCACAGAAATCGAGCATTTCTTGAGTTTCCGCAAAGGTTTTAAAGGTTCTTTGGCTTGATGGGCGGCATAGGCTTTGGCTTGAGTCATAAATTTTCCTTTCGGTTGAAATCGTGGCTGATTTTTTGCGCTTACAATAATCTGGCAGGGATGACATCCCTTTTTAGAAGGGGTAGCCTTTTCGAATGAGAGACTCTTTCCACATTCGCAATGCAGCAGTAGAAGATTTTCACAAAGCGTGCTCGCTGATTTACCAATCGTCTCCGCGAGATTTTGATTTTCTCTTTTCTAGCTCGCAACACTCTCCTCTCGATTTTCTGCACTATGCCTTTCAAAAGAAAAAAGATTTTCTTTCGCATGAAGTGCACCGTGTTTTAGAGAAGTCAGGAGAAGTAATGGGAGTCGGTGCTTTCTATAGTCGTAAGAATTATGCTGTTTTGGAAAAGGGTCACGAAGCACATGTGGAAGAATTTTATCGGCAAGATGCAGCTGTTATTTTTAAACGAGAAGAGGGCTTGGACGATTACTTGCCTTTGCCTCCGTCACACACGCT
The sequence above is a segment of the Deltaproteobacteria bacterium genome. Coding sequences within it:
- a CDS encoding PD40 domain-containing protein yields the protein MSSQGGTKRIPTASFIPVHAPVSHDPSEPVVFARLTPLPPTTNPSAYASQNAANHYAQAPQAPSRNFWTRGWENFSIFDLIPGVGCSASLGVNESNADAGATDRPDGFVSVCNTYAPFTPLASIRPNTPLNAIVLGGPNGEFVCYQEWNYVPPRDPLPPSTYTPYVDGYAILNRGTGGITRLPIVHNQEFSSRTCSLSDDGRYAVVIESPHAAGPEQILLVDLQNPNSPRRLTAGDASSVAGVISADGSTVYFISRASNLTSDFNGNGGIFAYDVARRTMSRLPLPSDIHFPVSPLDGTLTQELALSADGNRLVFTANSNSSDDVLYAQVYLFDRRTNNTIRLSSSISGQEGSHYSLEPYISGDGRRVLFTSASDNLIPGTTGFRTYHAILWEEGRGLRLLSTTPDGRPLGSPNYFTRSDTYGISRDGSRAFITSSDPQILPDMWNTLPPGYMAAGAQELLALDLNTGRRSLIYQSLCLGLRFGIGAISPDGRYGVGSFMGIDPETNNPYAYPLLGFGVDYFLDP
- a CDS encoding GNAT family N-acetyltransferase — translated: MRDSFHIRNAAVEDFHKACSLIYQSSPRDFDFLFSSSQHSPLDFLHYAFQKKKDFLSHEVHRVLEKSGEVMGVGAFYSRKNYAVLEKGHEAHVEEFYRQDAAVIFKREEGLDDYLPLPPSHTLYIANLAIDPPFQHQGAMSFFLSQQFAKAKAEGFQFCALDVDTDNFVAQNLYKKLGFENHGEKSFFFKGKRGLLQNVYRMVLDLDSSKN
- a CDS encoding YncE family protein yields the protein MKKLFLTFIVVLFCFLPFIAEAKYHIDHRIALEGNQGWDWLILDENANRLYITRGTEVDVMDLATEKIIGTIKNLSGVHGVALVSTLHKGFVSNGKTNTVTSFDLKSYKTLSEIPVGKKPDAILYDSFSKRIFAFNGESHDSTVIDVKKDSVLQTIPLNAKPEFAVSDEKGNIFVNLEDKNSLAVMDAKQMKLIAEWPLTPCESPSGLAIDQKNHRLFSVCENEKMIILNSDTGAFITSVSIGKKPDAAAFEPVTQLAFSPNGEGTLSVVQEKTPDQFEVIANVATQKGARTMALNSKTHSVYLITAKFSDPLPPTATQPHPRPSILPGTVEILVMKN
- a CDS encoding toll/interleukin-1 receptor domain-containing protein, whose translation is MKNHLEEFKDHWQLIKSKILSSSLERISKERISILQKMNTRGMLNSGMAISEVIENFFKNLRERKSDLIQAFKNLIIQKNFFPSDDIKKILQIDLETIFDPEIALRSLYNVHILKESLDTQSQQLKNQLILEHNPLNSDLELLWLELKDHFSNRLNSKANLKAFLSYSTKNKLEGRKVKAKLKELGIDCFLAHEDLIVSEEWKKRIIQELQICDFFIPILSAEFKSSDWCSQEIGLVSQRSDVIFIPLSLDGTVSFGFISHIQSQKIQPSSLSEEFFKPLIDKHPIPIIPHLIKRLEKAGTFAYSESLLKLLEPHFCEIARQGPSDPQG